A part of Capsicum annuum cultivar UCD-10X-F1 chromosome 6, UCD10Xv1.1, whole genome shotgun sequence genomic DNA contains:
- the LOC107875729 gene encoding origin of replication complex subunit 2 isoform X2 gives MDVDEIDEEEFGFSRNYFLAKELGSSRKKSARKLSEIDLVDEEELRQVAANIEPKHEKEVKHLISSYESSYSNWLFALRCGFALLMYGFGSKKALMEDFATKSLTEYSVVVVNGYLQSINLKQVVITLAELLWDQLKLGRKTPSGSLCKSQQPFNTRSMSYLLTFLDKPDLEVEDCFVCILVHNIDGPGLRDSDSQQCLARIASCSHVRMVASIDHVNAPLLWDKKMVHTQFDWYWCHVPTFAPYKSLTPNAQNVFKVLAEHQLAHPDEEGMPTNNLYSTCRERFLVSSQVTLNSHLTEFKDHELIKTKRNSDGQDCLCIPLTNEALQKLIAEII, from the exons ATGGATGTAGACGAGATTGATGAAGAGGAGTTTGGGTTCTCGAGGAACTATTTCCTTGCTAAAGAATTGGGCTCTTCAAGGAAAAAATCTGCTCGGAAGCTCTCTGAAATCGATCTCGTCGACGAGGAG GAATTAAGACAGGTGGCAGCTAATATTGAGCCCAAACATGAGAAAGAAGTTAAGCATTTGATCAGTAGCTATGAAAGTTCGTATTCAAATTGGCTTTTCGCGCTAAG ATGCGGCTTTGCACTTTTGATGTATGGTTTCGGATCAAAGAAAGCTTTGATGGAGGATTTTGCCACAAAATCTTTAACCGAGTACTCTGTTGTTGTTGTCAATGGGTATCTTCAGTCTATAAATCTTAAACAG gTGGTGATAACACTGGCTGAGCTCCTCTGGGATCAATTAAAATTGGGACGAAAGACTCCCTCCGGAAGTCTTTGTAAAAGCCAGCAGCCATTTAACACCAGATCCATGTCTTACCTTCTGACCTTTCTAGACAAACCAGACCTAGAAGTTGAGGATTGTTTTGTTTGCATTCTTGTTCATAACATTGATGGTCCTGGATTACGTGATTCTGACAGCCAACAATGTCTTGCAAGGATTGCTTCTTGTTCTCATGTTCGTATGGTTGCTTCCATTGACCATGTCAATGCTCCTCTTT TGTGGGACAAGAAGATGGTTCATACACAGTTTGACTGGTACTGGTGCCATGTTCCTACTTTTGCTCCATACAAG AGTTTGACACCGAATGCTCAAAATGTTTTCAAAGTTCTTGCGGAGCATCAATTAGCCCATCCTGATGAAGAAG GTATGCCAACCAATAATTTGTACAGTACTTGCCGAGAACGGTTCTTGGTGAGTAGTCAAGTTACTTTGAATTCACACTTGACAGAATTTAAGGACCACGAGTTGATCAAAACCAAACGAAATTCTGATGGTCAAGATTGCTTGTGTATTCCTCTTACAAATGAAGCCCTTCAGAAACTTATAGCAGAGATCATTTAA
- the LOC107875729 gene encoding origin of replication complex subunit 2 isoform X1, protein MDVDEIDEEEFGFSRNYFLAKELGSSRKKSARKLSEIDLVDEEELRQVAANIEPKHEKEVKHLISSYESSYSNWLFALRCGFALLMYGFGSKKALMEDFATKSLTEYSVVVVNGYLQSINLKQVVITLAELLWDQLKLGRKTPSGSLCKSQQPFNTRSMSYLLTFLDKPDLEVEDCFVCILVHNIDGPGLRDSDSQQCLARIASCSHVRMVASIDHVNAPLLWDKKMVHTQFDWYWCHVPTFAPYKVETKFFPFILAHGGSAQSVKTASIVLQSLTPNAQNVFKVLAEHQLAHPDEEGMPTNNLYSTCRERFLVSSQVTLNSHLTEFKDHELIKTKRNSDGQDCLCIPLTNEALQKLIAEII, encoded by the exons ATGGATGTAGACGAGATTGATGAAGAGGAGTTTGGGTTCTCGAGGAACTATTTCCTTGCTAAAGAATTGGGCTCTTCAAGGAAAAAATCTGCTCGGAAGCTCTCTGAAATCGATCTCGTCGACGAGGAG GAATTAAGACAGGTGGCAGCTAATATTGAGCCCAAACATGAGAAAGAAGTTAAGCATTTGATCAGTAGCTATGAAAGTTCGTATTCAAATTGGCTTTTCGCGCTAAG ATGCGGCTTTGCACTTTTGATGTATGGTTTCGGATCAAAGAAAGCTTTGATGGAGGATTTTGCCACAAAATCTTTAACCGAGTACTCTGTTGTTGTTGTCAATGGGTATCTTCAGTCTATAAATCTTAAACAG gTGGTGATAACACTGGCTGAGCTCCTCTGGGATCAATTAAAATTGGGACGAAAGACTCCCTCCGGAAGTCTTTGTAAAAGCCAGCAGCCATTTAACACCAGATCCATGTCTTACCTTCTGACCTTTCTAGACAAACCAGACCTAGAAGTTGAGGATTGTTTTGTTTGCATTCTTGTTCATAACATTGATGGTCCTGGATTACGTGATTCTGACAGCCAACAATGTCTTGCAAGGATTGCTTCTTGTTCTCATGTTCGTATGGTTGCTTCCATTGACCATGTCAATGCTCCTCTTT TGTGGGACAAGAAGATGGTTCATACACAGTTTGACTGGTACTGGTGCCATGTTCCTACTTTTGCTCCATACAAGGTTGAAACAAAGTTTTTTCCTTTCATCCTCGCCCATGGGGGTAGTGCGCAAAGTGTGAAGACAGCTTCAATTGTCTTGCAGAGTTTGACACCGAATGCTCAAAATGTTTTCAAAGTTCTTGCGGAGCATCAATTAGCCCATCCTGATGAAGAAG GTATGCCAACCAATAATTTGTACAGTACTTGCCGAGAACGGTTCTTGGTGAGTAGTCAAGTTACTTTGAATTCACACTTGACAGAATTTAAGGACCACGAGTTGATCAAAACCAAACGAAATTCTGATGGTCAAGATTGCTTGTGTATTCCTCTTACAAATGAAGCCCTTCAGAAACTTATAGCAGAGATCATTTAA
- the LOC107875731 gene encoding solute carrier family 35 member F1, which produces MVNCKGIWTKQTLINLLLGQFLSLLITATGFLSSELARKGINAPTSQSFLNYVLLALFYGVFMVYRQEGLKAKWYYYILLGIVDVEANFLVVKAYQYTSLTSVMLLDCWAIPCVLFLTWFFLKTKYRPRKLVGVAICIAGLVLVIFSDVHAADRTSGSNPVKGDLIVIAGATLYAVSNVSEEFFVKSADMVELLGFLGLFGAVVSGCQIGIVERNELKSIHWSAGAALPFVGFAVAMFLFYSFVPILLKRSGATMLNLALLTSDMWAVLIRTFVYHQKVDWIYFVAFAAVAVGLLVYSGRDKVDRNIADVAGEDIVRSKRFDEETGPDNPAQKNVIESSNT; this is translated from the exons ATGGTGAACTGTAAGGGAATTTGGACGAAACAGACATTGATTAATCTTCTGTTGGGACAATTTTTGTCACTTTTGATCACTGCTACTGGATTTTTATCGTCTGAATTGGCTAGAAAAG GAATCAATGCACCGACATCCCAGTCTTTTCTAAATTACGTGctcttggcattattttatggaGTATTTATGGTCTACAGGCAAGAGGGGCTCAAG GCAAAATGGTATTACTACATCCTCCTTGGAATAGTTGATGTGGAGGCCAATTTTCTTG TTGTGAAGGCTTATCAGTACACATCCCTAACAAGCGTGATGTTACTGGATTGCTGGGCAATTCCATGTGTTCTGTTTCTTACGTGGTTTTTCTTGAAGACAAAATACAGACCCAGAAAATTAGTTGGTGTTGCCATCTGTATTGCTGGTCTTGTCCTGGTGATCTTTTCAGATGTACATGCCGCAGATCGAACAA GTGGTAGCAATCCTGTCAAAGGGGATTTAATTGTAATTGCTGGAGCCACACTGTATGCAGTGAGTAATGTCAGTGAG gagtttttTGTTAAAAGTGCTGATATGGTTGAACTCTTGGGATTTCTGGGCCTTTTTGGTGCCGTTGTTAGTGGTTGCCAAAT AGGCATAGTTGAGCGCAATGAGTTGAAGTCCATTCACTGGTCAGCTGGAGCA GCACTTCCCTTTGTTGGATTTGCAGTGGCGATGTTTCTATTCTACTCATTTGTTCCCATTTTGCTGAAG AGAAGTGGTGCCACAATGCTAAATCTAGCGTTGCTTACCTCTGATATGTGGGCTGTTTTAATTCGTACCTTTGTATACCATCAGAAG GTTGACTGGATATATTTTGTAGCTTTTGCTGCTGTTGCTGTGGGGCTTCTTGTTTATTCCGG GCGTGATAAGGTGGATCGGAACATAGCTGACGTTGCTGGTGAAGACATTGTAAGAAGCAAGCGGTTTGACGAGGAGACTGGCCCAGATAATCCTGCACAAAAAAATGTCATTGAGAGCTCAAACACCTAA